One Corynebacterium appendicis CIP 107643 DNA window includes the following coding sequences:
- a CDS encoding bifunctional [glutamine synthetase] adenylyltransferase/[glutamine synthetase]-adenylyl-L-tyrosine phosphorylase, with protein MARSSSPSPAQLALTGANAAEDLEKLGWSDNDVLYTLGGSGNPDLTLNTSFRLAEALGDGYEELRQALIDDDVLRVRLFALLGGSTALGDHLVAHPEEWKLLSEPLPRSEEIFQVMLGAVGAKPVEGDPTASSRCDCAGTYRAAVTGTEAKKLLKDAYRTLVMRVAAADLAGTYSAFKGYGAQHEELGYGEVTELLTTIADAALTAALAVGVYAVHGDEDYDGKLAVIAMGKCGARELNYISDVDVIYVAEPADAKATRVASEMTAVGNAAFFDVDPNLRPEGKSGALVRTLDSHETYYKRWAETWEFQALLKARPMTGDMELGQAYYDRLRPMVWESSQRDSFVEDVQAMRRRVLSNVPEDMRSRELKLGTGGLRDAEFAVQLLQLVHGRIDDSVQTQNTITSIDALSAGGYIGREDAADLVEAYEFLRLLEHRLQLHRFKRTHTLPADDDVQNRRWLALTSGFISSPTASAVDELDRRLKKERKKITDLHTRLFYRPLLNSIAEMSVGEARLGADAAKARLKALGYTHPDRAFEHLSALAKGTSRKAKLQQILLPTLMAWLGETADPDAGLLNYRKLSEAAVDKAWFLRMLRDEGVVGERLMHILGTSPYAANLIISAPDVVKQLGDGASQPKLLDTAPDRVYKALVAATKRHADPDKAVKVARSLRRAELARIASADLLGFMDVREVCEQLSWVWDAVLEAGIRAEVRADLIARGEEEPLARIAVIGMGRLGGQELGYGSDADVIVVAEPAAGVDETEALAWAARIIDQMRKRLSKPSGDPPLEVDLGLRPEGRSGPVVRTIASYERYYKEWGAVWEKQALLRATYVAGDREVGTAFLNAVDPFRYPKGGASEADIREIRRIKARVDNERLPRGADRTTHTKLGRGALSDIEWTVQLLTMMHAHEYDELHNTSTLEVLDFLVTDEARDIIAPSQARTLTEAWLLATEARNALVLVTGKRTDQLPGPGAQLNQVAGAAGCDPHDAQAFLDHYLKLTRRAHGVVEEVFWGEKPSFEYDD; from the coding sequence ATGGCCCGCAGCAGCTCACCGTCGCCTGCCCAACTTGCGCTCACCGGGGCGAACGCCGCCGAGGACTTGGAAAAGCTCGGCTGGAGCGACAATGACGTTCTCTACACGCTCGGGGGTTCGGGCAACCCGGACCTCACGCTCAACACGAGTTTCCGTCTCGCCGAGGCGCTCGGAGACGGTTACGAGGAATTGCGCCAAGCGCTTATCGACGACGACGTGCTCCGCGTCCGCCTCTTCGCCCTGTTGGGAGGCTCCACAGCCCTAGGCGACCACTTGGTGGCGCACCCGGAGGAGTGGAAGCTGCTCAGCGAACCGTTGCCCCGCTCCGAGGAGATCTTCCAGGTCATGTTGGGCGCGGTTGGGGCTAAGCCGGTCGAGGGGGACCCGACGGCGTCGTCACGCTGCGATTGTGCGGGTACCTACCGTGCCGCGGTGACGGGCACGGAGGCGAAGAAGCTGCTCAAAGACGCGTACCGCACGCTGGTCATGCGCGTGGCGGCGGCGGATCTGGCGGGGACGTATTCCGCGTTCAAGGGCTACGGCGCGCAGCACGAGGAGCTGGGCTACGGCGAGGTGACCGAGCTGCTGACCACGATCGCGGATGCCGCGCTGACCGCGGCGCTGGCTGTCGGGGTGTACGCGGTGCACGGCGACGAGGACTACGACGGAAAACTCGCCGTCATCGCGATGGGCAAGTGCGGTGCGCGGGAGCTGAACTATATCTCGGACGTGGACGTCATCTACGTCGCGGAACCCGCCGACGCGAAGGCGACGCGCGTGGCCAGCGAGATGACCGCGGTGGGCAATGCCGCGTTCTTCGATGTCGACCCGAACCTGCGCCCGGAGGGCAAGTCCGGCGCGCTGGTGCGCACCCTCGACTCCCATGAGACGTACTACAAGCGCTGGGCGGAGACGTGGGAATTTCAGGCGCTGCTCAAAGCCCGCCCGATGACCGGCGACATGGAGCTCGGCCAGGCCTATTACGACCGGCTGCGGCCGATGGTGTGGGAGTCCTCCCAGCGCGATTCCTTCGTCGAGGACGTCCAGGCGATGCGCCGCCGCGTGCTGTCGAATGTGCCGGAGGACATGCGCTCGCGCGAGCTGAAGCTTGGCACCGGTGGCCTGCGCGACGCGGAATTCGCCGTGCAGCTGCTCCAGCTCGTGCACGGGCGTATCGACGACTCCGTCCAGACCCAGAACACCATTACCTCCATCGATGCGCTGTCCGCCGGCGGGTACATCGGCCGCGAGGACGCAGCCGACCTGGTCGAGGCCTACGAGTTCCTGCGCCTGCTCGAGCACCGCCTCCAGCTGCACCGCTTCAAGCGCACCCACACGCTGCCCGCCGATGACGACGTGCAGAACCGCCGCTGGCTCGCGCTGACCTCCGGGTTCATCTCCTCGCCGACGGCGTCCGCCGTCGACGAGCTGGACCGGCGCCTGAAAAAAGAGCGCAAGAAGATCACCGACCTGCACACGCGCCTGTTCTACCGCCCGCTGCTCAACTCGATCGCGGAGATGAGCGTGGGTGAGGCACGTCTCGGTGCCGACGCGGCGAAGGCCCGCCTGAAGGCTCTCGGATACACCCACCCCGACCGCGCCTTCGAGCACCTCTCGGCGCTGGCGAAGGGCACCTCGCGCAAAGCCAAGCTGCAGCAGATCCTCCTGCCCACGCTCATGGCGTGGCTGGGGGAGACCGCCGACCCGGACGCGGGGCTGCTGAACTACAGGAAGCTGTCGGAGGCGGCCGTCGATAAGGCGTGGTTTCTGCGCATGCTCCGCGACGAGGGCGTCGTCGGCGAGCGTCTCATGCACATTCTGGGCACCTCCCCGTACGCGGCGAACTTGATTATCTCCGCGCCCGACGTGGTCAAACAGCTCGGCGACGGGGCCTCGCAGCCGAAGCTTCTGGATACCGCGCCGGACCGCGTGTACAAAGCCCTGGTGGCCGCGACGAAGCGCCACGCCGACCCCGACAAAGCCGTGAAAGTCGCGCGCTCGCTGCGCCGCGCTGAATTGGCGCGCATCGCCTCTGCCGACCTGCTCGGATTCATGGACGTGCGCGAGGTTTGCGAGCAGCTGTCCTGGGTCTGGGACGCTGTGCTCGAGGCGGGGATCCGCGCGGAGGTGCGCGCCGACCTCATCGCCCGCGGGGAGGAGGAGCCGCTGGCGCGCATCGCGGTGATCGGCATGGGGCGCCTCGGCGGGCAGGAGCTGGGCTACGGCTCGGACGCCGACGTGATCGTCGTCGCCGAACCCGCCGCGGGTGTCGACGAGACCGAGGCCTTGGCGTGGGCGGCAAGGATCATCGACCAAATGCGCAAGCGCCTGTCCAAGCCGTCCGGCGACCCGCCGCTGGAAGTCGACCTGGGTCTGCGACCCGAGGGGCGGTCCGGGCCCGTCGTGCGCACCATCGCCTCCTACGAGCGCTATTACAAAGAATGGGGCGCGGTGTGGGAGAAGCAGGCGCTGCTGCGCGCCACCTATGTCGCCGGCGACAGGGAGGTGGGCACCGCCTTCCTGAACGCGGTCGACCCGTTCCGGTACCCGAAAGGCGGGGCCAGCGAGGCCGATATCCGCGAGATCCGCCGCATCAAGGCCCGCGTGGACAACGAGCGCCTGCCCCGCGGCGCGGACCGCACCACCCACACCAAGCTGGGGCGCGGCGCGCTGTCGGATATCGAGTGGACCGTGCAGCTGCTCACCATGATGCACGCCCACGAATACGACGAGCTGCACAACACCTCCACTCTCGAGGTGCTGGACTTCCTGGTCACCGACGAAGCGCGGGACATCATCGCGCCATCCCAGGCGCGCACGCTGACCGAGGCGTGGCTGCTCGCCACCGAGGCGCGCAACGCGCTCGTGCTGGTGACCGGCAAGCGCACCGACCAGCTGCCCGGGCCGGGCGCGCAGCTCAACCAGGTCGCCGGCGCCGCCGGCTGCGACCCTCACGACGCGCAGGCCTTCCTGGACCATTACCTGAAGCTCACGCGCCGGGCGCACGGAGTCGTGGAGGAAGTGTTCTGGGGCGAGAAGCCGTCTTTCGAGTACGACGACTAG
- a CDS encoding glutamine synthetase family protein, with the protein MNNQQENVLRDVEERDIRFIRLWFTDLFGELKTVMMSPAELEAAFDEGVGFDGSSIEGFSRVSESDTLLQPDPSTYQPLPFDVEDGLQTARMFCDISMPDGNPLYADPRQVLRRQLSKAADAGFECMASPEIEFYVLKGDEPTPVDDGGYFDQAKQNAAPRFRRQAISALEYMGIVTEFSHHEGSPGQQEIDLRHTDALTMADNVITFRYVVKTVAEFNGVLATFMPKPFREHNGSAMHTHFSLFEGEDNAFHDPDDEYSLSATARQFIAGVIEHAGEISAVTNQWVNSYKRLQFGSEAPTAATWGVSNRSAMVRVPTYRLHKPLSRRIEVRTIDSAANPYLAYAAIFAAGLHGIEEGMELGEPAVDDVFALTRRERRAMGYKDLPGSLDEALRVLEKSEFMAEVLGEQVFEFFLRSKWDEWHSYEDQITPWELAHNLNL; encoded by the coding sequence ATGAACAACCAACAAGAAAACGTTCTGCGCGATGTCGAGGAGCGCGATATCCGCTTCATCCGCCTCTGGTTCACGGACTTGTTCGGGGAGTTGAAGACGGTCATGATGTCCCCGGCGGAGCTTGAGGCGGCGTTCGACGAGGGCGTGGGTTTCGACGGCTCGTCGATCGAGGGCTTTTCGCGCGTCTCCGAATCGGACACGCTGCTGCAGCCGGATCCGTCGACGTACCAGCCGCTGCCGTTCGACGTGGAGGACGGGCTGCAGACGGCGCGGATGTTCTGCGATATCTCGATGCCGGACGGCAACCCGCTGTACGCGGATCCGCGGCAGGTGCTGCGCCGCCAGCTGTCCAAGGCGGCGGACGCGGGATTCGAGTGCATGGCCAGCCCGGAGATCGAGTTCTACGTGCTCAAGGGCGATGAGCCGACGCCGGTCGACGACGGCGGGTATTTCGATCAGGCGAAGCAGAACGCGGCGCCGCGGTTTCGTCGTCAAGCGATCTCTGCGTTGGAGTACATGGGGATTGTCACGGAATTCTCGCACCACGAGGGCTCGCCGGGGCAGCAGGAGATCGACTTGCGGCACACGGACGCGCTGACGATGGCGGACAACGTGATCACGTTCCGCTACGTGGTGAAGACGGTGGCGGAGTTCAATGGCGTGCTGGCCACGTTCATGCCGAAGCCGTTCCGGGAGCACAACGGGTCGGCGATGCACACGCACTTCTCGCTGTTCGAGGGCGAGGACAACGCGTTCCACGACCCGGACGACGAGTATTCGCTGTCGGCGACGGCGCGCCAGTTCATCGCCGGCGTCATCGAGCACGCGGGCGAGATCTCGGCGGTGACGAACCAGTGGGTGAATTCGTACAAGCGCCTCCAGTTCGGCTCCGAGGCGCCGACGGCGGCGACGTGGGGCGTGTCCAACCGTTCCGCCATGGTGCGCGTGCCCACGTACCGCCTGCACAAGCCGTTGTCGCGCCGCATCGAGGTGCGCACGATCGACTCGGCGGCGAATCCGTACCTGGCGTACGCGGCAATCTTCGCGGCCGGGCTGCACGGCATCGAGGAGGGCATGGAGCTCGGCGAGCCGGCCGTGGACGATGTCTTCGCGCTCACCCGCCGCGAGCGCCGCGCGATGGGCTACAAGGATCTGCCGGGGTCGCTCGACGAGGCGCTGCGCGTGCTGGAGAAGTCCGAGTTCATGGCAGAAGTGCTGGGCGAGCAGGTCTTCGAGTTCTTCCTGCGCTCCAAGTGGGACGAGTGGCACTCCTACGAGGACCAGATCACGCCGTGGGAATTGGCCCATAATCTCAACCTCTAA
- a CDS encoding CYTH and CHAD domain-containing protein yields the protein MSTQPFIEVEAKFAVDDTIAVPDLTALTAVESAGETVRHSLSAIYYDTADLRLTRAKVTLRRRTGGKDDGWHIKLPGTTGRTELHAELTDPSTPPDELLDAVRAIIRREPLSPIAQVDNDRAETPLYDAAGDQVAEFCDDRVTAWSLLPGGQQTTWREWEVELSGELAETVDGNALLHEATSLLINRGARKSASPSKLATALGDSAAAAPVPPYMSAEGLDEGSPAKAVVDSLRVQRDRLVEWDPKVRNDEWDSVHQMRVATRELRSLLETFEGILAGDQLKHVESELKQLAALLGTARDAEVVEERFIGLLDSDTTGMIDGPASEHVRGDMRREYERAHRRILRTLDSERYLTLLDDIDALLANPPLASDAPADEEAGAADSGSAPGEAGSETASAESASGESAPAETRSSEEILYEHLERGYKKLAKRHKLAREHYPDTSLPLHDREEYVHDVRKAAKKLRYSANAAKDSGLKAGKLSKACKELQEILGDYQDAVTSWDRIEKLAAGARQRGEDTFAYGMLYQREMSRGDKALEDYPKAFKEVKKAFKKVEPKDN from the coding sequence ATGAGCACCCAACCGTTTATCGAGGTCGAGGCTAAGTTTGCCGTCGATGACACCATCGCTGTCCCCGACCTGACAGCCCTTACCGCCGTCGAATCCGCCGGCGAGACCGTCCGACACAGCCTGTCCGCCATCTACTACGACACAGCGGACCTGCGCCTGACCCGCGCCAAAGTGACGCTGCGCCGCCGCACCGGCGGCAAGGACGACGGCTGGCACATCAAGCTCCCCGGCACGACCGGCCGCACCGAGCTCCACGCCGAGCTGACCGACCCCTCGACGCCGCCCGACGAGCTTCTCGACGCCGTGCGCGCCATCATCCGCCGCGAGCCCCTATCCCCCATCGCCCAGGTGGACAACGACCGCGCAGAGACCCCGCTGTACGACGCCGCCGGCGACCAGGTCGCCGAATTCTGCGACGACCGCGTCACCGCCTGGTCCCTTCTTCCCGGCGGCCAGCAGACCACCTGGCGCGAATGGGAAGTCGAACTGTCCGGCGAGCTCGCCGAGACCGTCGACGGCAACGCGCTGTTGCACGAGGCCACCTCGCTGCTGATCAACCGCGGCGCCCGGAAGTCCGCCTCCCCGTCCAAGCTCGCCACCGCCCTCGGCGACTCCGCCGCGGCCGCGCCCGTCCCGCCGTACATGAGCGCGGAAGGTCTCGACGAGGGCTCCCCCGCCAAGGCCGTCGTCGACTCCCTGCGCGTCCAGCGCGACCGCCTCGTCGAATGGGACCCCAAGGTCCGCAACGACGAATGGGATTCCGTCCACCAGATGCGCGTGGCCACCCGCGAGCTCCGCAGCCTGCTTGAGACCTTCGAGGGCATTCTCGCTGGCGACCAGCTCAAGCACGTGGAAAGCGAGCTCAAGCAGCTCGCCGCCCTGCTCGGCACTGCCCGCGACGCCGAAGTCGTCGAAGAACGCTTCATCGGCCTGCTCGACTCCGACACCACCGGCATGATCGACGGCCCCGCCTCCGAGCACGTCCGCGGCGACATGCGCCGCGAATACGAGCGCGCCCACCGCCGCATTTTGCGCACCCTCGACTCCGAGCGCTACCTGACGCTTCTCGACGACATCGACGCCCTGCTCGCCAACCCGCCCCTCGCCTCCGACGCTCCGGCCGACGAGGAAGCCGGCGCGGCTGATTCCGGCTCCGCTCCCGGCGAAGCTGGCTCCGAGACTGCGTCTGCCGAGTCCGCTTCCGGAGAGTCCGCTCCGGCCGAGACCCGCTCCTCCGAGGAGATCCTCTACGAGCACCTCGAGCGCGGCTACAAGAAGCTGGCGAAGCGCCACAAGTTGGCCCGCGAGCACTACCCGGACACCTCGCTGCCGCTGCACGACCGCGAAGAATATGTCCACGACGTGCGCAAGGCCGCGAAGAAGCTGCGCTACTCCGCAAACGCCGCCAAGGACAGCGGCCTGAAGGCCGGCAAGCTGTCCAAGGCGTGCAAGGAGCTCCAGGAGATCTTGGGCGACTACCAGGACGCGGTGACCTCGTGGGACCGCATCGAGAAGCTCGCCGCGGGCGCCCGCCAGCGCGGCGAGGATACCTTCGCCTACGGCATGCTCTACCAGCGCGAGATGTCCCGCGGCGACAAGGCGCTCGAGGACTACCCGAAGGCGTTCAAGGAGGTCAAGAAGGCCTTCAAGAAGGTGGAGCCCAAAGACAACTAG
- a CDS encoding galactokinase: MAVWTAPETPAFDRIVDAHRSHTGNAPAHTADAPGTFIVVGENSDHFGGITIVGLTGLRAAAAVSPRADSTIAVHAEFAGVTVDETADCARIAQLADRDEPGADPANAADANSDDSGSAEAFEHTLAVRFGGLVHTLVGRQMLSRDTAGMDITVIADLPLGAGLGALHAADAAVALALLGSDEEVDTAPLRTRLADIASQSARTFSHLPVLRARHSAALRGKEGTVSVIDYADGSLTQAPHPAKAEVRIVSVAPSHGEAFADKSRAVQEGREFIDDACANFGVASLRQLPNAADRVVEWVDARHQVHGKDSAPTLETARAWVDFGEAETELSATAARALRSMRADEFFEVIGAPEQTPGLPAPDQIVQLLTLRGARAARPAAAGMSAAALAYIPSAKADNAIADLAADGLAVVEITPGAPARVTS, encoded by the coding sequence ATGGCTGTGTGGACCGCCCCTGAGACTCCCGCGTTCGACCGCATCGTCGATGCTCACCGTAGCCACACCGGGAACGCGCCCGCCCACACCGCTGACGCGCCGGGCACCTTCATCGTTGTCGGCGAGAATTCCGACCACTTCGGCGGCATCACCATCGTCGGCCTGACCGGCCTGCGCGCTGCCGCGGCAGTCAGCCCGCGCGCGGACAGCACCATCGCCGTCCACGCCGAATTCGCGGGCGTCACGGTCGACGAGACGGCCGACTGCGCGCGCATCGCACAGCTCGCCGACCGGGACGAGCCCGGCGCGGATCCCGCCAACGCAGCCGACGCCAACAGCGACGACTCCGGTAGCGCCGAGGCCTTCGAGCACACCCTGGCGGTGCGCTTCGGAGGGCTGGTTCACACGCTCGTCGGCAGGCAGATGCTCTCGCGGGACACGGCGGGCATGGACATCACGGTGATCGCGGACCTTCCGCTCGGCGCGGGGCTGGGCGCGCTGCATGCGGCGGACGCGGCGGTGGCGCTGGCACTGCTCGGCAGCGACGAAGAGGTCGACACGGCTCCCCTGCGCACCCGCCTGGCCGACATCGCGTCGCAGTCGGCGCGCACGTTCTCCCACCTGCCGGTGCTGCGTGCCCGCCACTCGGCGGCCCTGCGCGGCAAGGAGGGCACGGTGTCCGTCATCGATTACGCCGACGGTTCGCTCACCCAGGCGCCGCACCCGGCGAAGGCGGAGGTGCGGATCGTGTCGGTGGCGCCGTCGCACGGGGAGGCGTTCGCCGATAAGTCCCGGGCCGTGCAGGAAGGCCGTGAGTTCATCGACGACGCGTGCGCTAATTTCGGTGTCGCGTCGCTGCGGCAGCTGCCGAATGCGGCGGACCGCGTCGTCGAGTGGGTCGACGCCCGCCACCAGGTCCACGGGAAAGATTCCGCGCCCACGCTCGAGACTGCCCGCGCATGGGTCGATTTCGGGGAGGCGGAAACGGAGTTGTCCGCGACTGCCGCACGCGCGCTGCGCTCCATGCGCGCCGACGAGTTCTTCGAGGTCATCGGCGCTCCCGAGCAAACGCCGGGGCTTCCCGCGCCGGACCAGATCGTCCAGCTTCTTACGCTGCGCGGCGCACGCGCGGCACGTCCCGCGGCCGCGGGCATGTCCGCCGCCGCGCTCGCCTACATCCCGAGCGCGAAGGCGGACAACGCGATCGCGGACCTCGCCGCCGACGGGCTCGCCGTCGTGGAGATCACGCCCGGCGCGCCCGCACGCGTCACCAGCTAG
- a CDS encoding RNB domain-containing ribonuclease, translating to MKLYAAPLDFRAIADEFDVPTDFPPKLHAEAANAHDRYADQRRDARDIEFVTIDPAGSMDLDQAVAIEKSGEGYRVFYAIADVAAFVEPGSALHEESLKRGQTIYLPDEPARLHPEELSEGSASLLPDEDKPAVLWTFELDARGELTDTNVERAMVRSVARLDYDGVQEDMDNSELHPSIALLPDVGQLRAASSLRRHAINLRVPSVRVVELDDGRFELLIEPRHPVMDFNSEISLLTGMAAGRMMEDAGVGFLRTLRPAEEKAERAFRGEVRALGYELAQGEDIGEFLQTVDADTPRGMAVMREAQKLLRGAGYVALTGDEPEVHAGIGGYYSHVTAPLRRLVDRYATEVCLALCAGTEIPQWVHDDTARVLKTMGRTSQLANTVDRACLNLTEATVLQPWVGENFTGVVLQTNEESDTARVFIADPPVLAECAGTPEEATEVGMSLVRADVDKREVLFAWPAD from the coding sequence ATGAAGCTCTATGCCGCGCCACTTGATTTCCGGGCGATCGCCGACGAATTCGACGTGCCCACGGATTTTCCGCCCAAGCTACATGCCGAGGCGGCGAATGCGCACGACAGGTACGCGGACCAGCGGCGGGACGCGCGCGACATCGAGTTCGTCACCATTGACCCGGCGGGGTCGATGGACTTGGACCAGGCGGTGGCGATCGAGAAAAGCGGCGAGGGCTACCGGGTCTTTTATGCCATCGCGGATGTCGCGGCGTTCGTGGAGCCGGGCAGCGCGCTGCACGAGGAATCGCTGAAGCGCGGCCAAACCATCTACCTGCCGGACGAGCCGGCGCGACTGCACCCGGAGGAGCTCTCCGAGGGCTCCGCGTCGCTGCTTCCCGACGAGGACAAGCCGGCGGTGCTGTGGACCTTCGAGCTGGACGCGCGGGGCGAGCTCACGGACACGAACGTGGAGCGCGCCATGGTCCGCTCCGTCGCGCGCCTCGACTACGACGGCGTGCAGGAGGACATGGACAACAGTGAGTTGCACCCGTCGATCGCGCTGCTGCCGGACGTGGGGCAGTTGCGGGCGGCGTCGTCGCTACGCAGACACGCGATCAACTTGCGCGTCCCGTCTGTGCGCGTCGTCGAGCTTGACGACGGCCGCTTCGAGCTCCTCATCGAGCCCCGCCACCCCGTCATGGACTTCAACTCGGAGATCTCTCTGCTCACTGGCATGGCGGCGGGACGGATGATGGAGGACGCGGGCGTGGGATTTTTGCGGACGCTGCGTCCTGCGGAGGAGAAGGCGGAGCGGGCGTTCCGCGGCGAGGTCCGCGCGCTGGGCTACGAGCTGGCACAGGGCGAAGATATCGGTGAATTCCTCCAGACCGTCGATGCGGACACCCCGCGCGGCATGGCCGTGATGCGTGAGGCACAGAAGCTGCTGCGCGGTGCCGGATACGTCGCGCTTACTGGCGACGAGCCGGAGGTCCACGCCGGCATCGGCGGCTACTACTCGCACGTGACAGCACCGCTGCGGCGCCTAGTCGACCGGTACGCCACCGAGGTGTGCCTGGCGCTGTGCGCCGGCACCGAGATCCCGCAGTGGGTGCACGACGACACCGCCCGGGTGCTCAAGACCATGGGCCGGACGTCCCAGCTGGCCAACACCGTCGATCGCGCCTGCCTCAACCTCACCGAGGCGACCGTGCTGCAGCCGTGGGTGGGGGAGAATTTCACCGGCGTGGTGCTGCAGACAAACGAAGAATCCGACACCGCCCGCGTCTTCATCGCCGACCCGCCGGTGCTCGCCGAGTGCGCCGGCACCCCGGAGGAGGCGACGGAGGTGGGGATGTCGCTGGTGAGGGCGGACGTCGATAAGCGCGAAGTGCTCTTCGCGTGGCCCGCTGACTAG
- a CDS encoding bifunctional RNase H/acid phosphatase — protein sequence MKVTVYTDGGSRGNPGVAGSGSVVYDDDGTTLAEIAYVVGQKSSNNVAEYHGLLRGLEAARDLGATEVDVYMDSKLVVEQMSGRWKIKHPDMKKLALDARNIAAGFSAVTYSWVPRAKNKKADELSNVAMDAAAKGARPGIVEHESLSTPASLQKPSKSHETASPAHWHGNEQPRTRFVLVRHGQTEHSAEKRYSGSSDPALTELGEKQAAAVAQAVARFGQIDAIVASPVKRTQQTAEACAEALGMDASEIETVDGFREMDFGVFEGLTRDEAKGKYGEEFGAWEASASKAPPEGESVSAAHRRVTRARLKLQEAHEGQTVLVVTHMTPIKSVMRQALASGPETFKHMFLDLASISVVEFYGELGVVRCFNDVAHFR from the coding sequence GTGAAGGTCACGGTCTACACCGACGGCGGTTCGCGGGGGAACCCGGGGGTCGCGGGGTCGGGAAGCGTCGTCTACGACGATGACGGCACGACGCTCGCGGAGATCGCGTACGTCGTGGGCCAGAAGTCGTCGAACAACGTCGCCGAGTACCACGGCCTGCTGCGCGGGCTCGAGGCGGCGCGCGACCTCGGTGCGACCGAGGTGGACGTCTACATGGACTCCAAGCTCGTCGTCGAGCAGATGTCGGGCCGCTGGAAAATCAAGCACCCGGACATGAAGAAGCTGGCGCTCGACGCGCGCAATATCGCCGCCGGCTTCAGCGCGGTGACGTACTCGTGGGTGCCGCGCGCGAAGAACAAGAAGGCCGACGAGCTGTCCAACGTCGCGATGGACGCAGCGGCGAAAGGCGCGAGGCCGGGCATCGTCGAGCACGAGAGCTTATCGACGCCCGCCTCTCTCCAAAAACCGTCGAAGAGCCACGAGACCGCCAGCCCGGCGCACTGGCACGGCAACGAACAACCGCGCACCCGGTTCGTGCTAGTCCGGCACGGCCAGACGGAGCACTCGGCGGAGAAGCGGTACAGCGGTTCGTCGGACCCAGCGCTAACAGAGTTGGGCGAGAAGCAGGCAGCTGCGGTGGCGCAGGCGGTGGCGCGGTTCGGGCAGATCGACGCGATCGTGGCGTCACCGGTCAAGCGGACGCAGCAGACCGCAGAAGCCTGCGCGGAGGCGCTGGGGATGGACGCATCCGAGATCGAGACGGTCGACGGGTTCCGGGAGATGGACTTCGGGGTCTTCGAGGGGCTTACCCGGGACGAGGCGAAAGGGAAGTACGGGGAGGAATTCGGGGCGTGGGAGGCGTCGGCAAGCAAAGCTCCTCCGGAAGGTGAGAGCGTGAGCGCCGCGCACCGACGGGTGACCCGCGCGCGCCTGAAGCTGCAGGAAGCGCACGAGGGGCAGACCGTGCTGGTGGTCACACACATGACGCCGATCAAGTCGGTGATGCGGCAGGCGCTGGCGTCGGGGCCGGAGACGTTCAAGCACATGTTTTTGGACCTGGCATCGATCAGCGTGGTGGAGTTTTACGGTGAGCTCGGCGTGGTCCGCTGCTTCAACGACGTCGCCCACTTCCGCTGA
- a CDS encoding C4-type zinc ribbon domain-containing protein, with protein sequence MELELDKQRTLLALAEAERSQAHDAAASPEQEELEKLEAQRPGLANAAAAAQLAVDDLEAEILRIQEDERKLKKRELDDKRQLTAETDPERRKDLEHDRYAAKSRIADLLYELKEAHGEVKALRNNRDVHGAKLDDLDRKIEAARRAAEAVPAKEEVDTDALRAELPSDVLGVYATVGAARFNGRTCNSCFLQLPPAERAEVMAVPENELPTCPNCGTLLVRVTD encoded by the coding sequence GTGGAACTGGAACTAGATAAGCAACGCACGCTGCTGGCGCTCGCGGAGGCGGAGCGCAGCCAGGCTCACGACGCGGCGGCGTCGCCGGAGCAGGAGGAGCTGGAGAAGCTCGAGGCGCAGCGCCCCGGTCTGGCGAATGCGGCGGCGGCCGCGCAGCTCGCGGTCGACGACTTGGAGGCGGAGATCCTGCGCATCCAGGAGGACGAGCGCAAGCTGAAGAAGCGCGAGCTCGACGACAAGCGCCAGCTCACTGCTGAGACGGACCCGGAGCGCCGCAAGGATCTGGAGCACGACCGCTACGCGGCGAAGTCGCGCATCGCGGACCTGCTCTACGAGCTCAAGGAGGCGCACGGCGAGGTCAAGGCGCTGCGCAACAACCGCGACGTGCACGGCGCGAAGCTCGACGATCTCGACCGCAAGATCGAGGCGGCGCGCCGCGCGGCTGAGGCGGTCCCGGCGAAAGAAGAAGTCGACACCGACGCCCTGCGCGCGGAGCTGCCGTCGGACGTGCTCGGCGTCTACGCGACGGTCGGCGCCGCGCGTTTCAACGGCCGCACCTGCAACAGCTGCTTCCTCCAGCTGCCGCCGGCCGAGCGCGCGGAGGTCATGGCGGTCCCCGAGAACGAGCTGCCGACCTGCCCGAATTGCGGCACGCTGCTCGTCCGCGTCACGGATTAA